From the Streptomyces nodosus genome, the window TCCTGGCGGCGCCGGTCCTTCTCACCGGTGGGCCGGTACAGATCGAGATCGCCCTCGAAGTGGCCCCGGAACCGGTAGCAGGTGGCCTCGAGGACGGCGGGCCCGTTCCCCGCCCGCGCGTGTGCGACCGCCTCGGCGAAGGCCTCCGCGACGGCCTCGACGTCCAGGCCGTCCACCCGTCTGCCCCACGCCCCGTAGGCGGCGGCCCGCTCGGCCAGTGTGGCGGTGGACGTCGACTCGGTGAACGGCACGGAGATCGCCCACTCGTTGTTCTCGATGAGCACCACCAGCGGCAGGTTCCAGGCACCGGCCATATTGAGGCTCTCGTGGAAGCCGCCGGTGTTGGCGCCGCCGTCACCGGTCACCCCGACCGCCACCGAGTCCCGCCCCTCCAACTGCGCGGCCCAGGCGTGTCCGAGCGCGACCGGCAGCGTCGCGCCGACGATGCCCGTGGTGGAGAAGCGGCGCTCCAGGTCGAACAGATGCATATGGCCGCCGTAGCCTCCGCACAGCCCGGTCGCCCGCTCGTAGATCTCCGCCAGCATCGGCCGCGCCGGGACTCCCTTGGCCAGCGCGTGCAGATGGCTGCGGTGCGTGCTGACCAGGGCGTCGTCGTCCCGCAGCGTGCCGACGAGCCCCGCCGCCACGGCCTCCTGCCCGATCCCGGTGTGGAGTTCGCCGTGGATCTCCCGGGTGGGTACGCCTTCCAGGCACGCCTCCTCGAAGCGGCGCATGCGCACCATCTCGGTGTAGCGGGCCACAAGGGTGGGTCCGTCCATGCTCTTCACTCCTCATTCCTGGTCGGGCTCGTCGGGCTCGTCGGGCTCGTCGGCACTTTCGAAACACGCCCTAGTGGTCCGGGCACGGCTGCTCCTCCAGTTCGACGACGGTGCGCGAGGGCGTCCAGCAGTAGGCGGCCCGGCCCTCGGAGAACTCGGTGACCTGCCCGATCAGCTCCCCGCCCGCCCCGACGAGCCCGTCGAGCGCGGCGTCGAGGTCGTCCACCAGGTGAGCCGTGTGGGCGACGCCGGGCCACACCGGCAGCCGGGGATCGGTACCCGCGGGCACATCCCGGAAGGACAGCAGCTCCAGCCGCACCCCGCTCACCGGGGACACGCACTGGACCAGGTCGCAGCCGAGCCCCGGGATGCCGAGCAGACCGCTGATCAGATCCGTCATCCCCAGGGCCTCGAAGGCCACCTCGAAGCCCAGCACCCGCCGGTGGAAGTCGACCGCCGCCCCCAGGTCCGGCACGACCACACCGCTGTGGTGCCAGGACCAGGTCCCGGCCGTGCCCGCGCGGGCCGGCCGCGGACGGGCCGCGGTATAGGCCCGCCAGCCCCCGTACGCCGAGATGTCCAGGTGGCGTCCCTCGGCCAGTTCCCGCGGATACAGGATGCCGTCCAGGGTGCGGCCGTCCGCCAGTTCGACCGGCCCCCGGTAGAGGCCCGGGGGCTCCCCGGCCTCCACGCGGCGCAGCACATCGGCCGGTACCCGGTAGACCTCGCCCGCCACCGAGACCCCGTGCGGGCCGTTCTCCTCCGAGGTCAGCCGGTACATCCCCGGATGCACATCGCCGACGGAATGCAGCCGGTACCGGGGCACGGTGCGGGCCTCGCCGAGGAATTCGGCGCCCGCGAGGTTGGGGTGCAGGGCGAGCCCCCGCATCAGGGTTCCGTTGACGAACAGGTCGGTGGTCGGTGCGGTGGTGGCTTCGGTCGTCGGCTCGGTGTCCACGAGGTTCTTCTTCCGGAGGTCGTCGGAGGGCATCGGCTAGCGGGCCATGGCGTACGCGCTGCGCCGGGGGTCGGCGCCGGCGGCGAGGACCCGGGGCCCGTCCGGGGGAGGGGGCACGAGATCGCCCACGGTCTGCACCGATCCGGCGTCGAACTCGTACGCGGGCCACGCCCGCACGTCGTGGCCGCGGGCCGTGAGGCCGTCCCGTACGGCCTGCGGGATCCGGTCCTCGACCAGCAGCAGGCCGTCGCCGGACGGGTGCGGGTGGAAGCCCCCGGGATAGCTGGAGCCGAAGACCCGTGGCGCCTCGACCGCCTGCTGGGCGGTCATCCCGAAGACCGTCTGGTTCAGATACGCCTGGAGCATCGCCTGCACGATGACGTCACCGCCCGGGCAGCCCATCGCGGTGACCGCCGGTTCCCCGCCCGTGTCCTGAAGGGCGATCAGCGCGGCGGGTGTCACACAGGGCCGCTTGCCCGGAGCGATCACATTCGGATGGCCCGCGACCAGGCGGCTCTGCACACCGCGCGGGGAGCACAGGATGCCGAGGCCGGGGACGATCGGGGCGCCGTCGAGCGTGTCGCTGGGGGACGTGGCGAACGCGGTGCCCTCGCCGTCCATGACCACGACCGCCGTGGTGCTGCCGAGCCTCGGCCTGCCGTCGGGCAGCGTCGGCAGGCTGGGCAGCGCCCGGTGCCCGATCCTGGCCCGCAGATCGTCCAGATGACCGGGGGCCAGCAGGCTCTGCGGGTCCACCGACGTGTACCGGGGGTCCCCGAAGGCCCGCTCGCGCTCGGAGAAGGCGAGCTTGAGGGCCTCGGTGACCAGATGCAGATACTCCTCACCGTTGTGCCCGTCGGCCGGGAGACCGCAGCGGTCCAGAACGCCCAGCGACTGAGCGATGATCAGGCCCTGGCTCCAGGCCGGGGTGACGTGCACGGTGCGGTCCCCGAAGCGCACGGACGGCGCGACATCGACGTCCGCCGAGAACTCGGCGAGGTCGTCCGCCTCCAGGAACCCGCCGGCCGCCCGTACGAACTCGGCGATCCGGACGGCCGGTTCGCCCCGGTAGAACGCGTCGTGCGCGGCCGTCAGCCCGCCGTGCCGGTCCGCCCCCGCGCGCAGCGCCGCCCCCTCGGCGTCGGCCAGCGAACGCAGCAGCGCGGCGAGGTCGCGCTGGACCAGCCGTTCACCCGGCCGAGGAGGCCGCCCGAGCGGGCAGTACACCTCCCGACTGGACTCCCAGGCCGCGAAGCCCCGTCCCATCACGGCCAGACTGCGCGCGGTGCGCACATCGACGGGGAAGCCCTCCTCGGCCAGTGCGACGGCGGGAGCGACGGCCTCGGCGAAGCTGATGGTGCCGAAGTCGCGCAGCGCCGTGATCCAGCCGGAGGGGGCACCGGGCACGATCGACGGAGCCCCGCCGAGCGGGAGCGCCCCGCCGTGCCGGGCGAGCATGGCGTCAAGGGTCGCCTCCCGGCCCCACACCCCGACCCCCGCGACGCTGTGGACCGTGTCCGAGCCGGCCGGGCGGATCAGGATGGGGGCGATACCGCCGAAGTTCGCCATGTCGACCTGGACCACATTGGAGGCGAGGCCGGCTGCGACCCCGGCGTCCACCGCGTTGCCGCCTCGGCCCAGCACCTCCGCCGCGACCTGGCTGACCAGGGGATGCCCTCCGACGACCGCCCAGCGTTCGCCGAGCAGTGTGGGGCGCATCGACTCGGGTCCCGGGAAGGCGCCGGGCACGATGCCGCCGCCCATGCCCGAGCCCTGCTCCGGCCCGTCGCCCATGGGTTCGAATCCCTGTGCGATGGTCATCGCGTTCTCCTTCCGAGTTGTCTGGTGCTGCGTTCTCACGGCTCCGGCGCGGACCGGCCCGTGCCGGTGTCTTCCGGTGGTCCGCCCGGTGCCGGGTCAGCCCGGGTACGGCGGGACCGGGCGCCCGCACACTCCGACGTCCGCGGCGAACACCGCTCCGGCGTCGGGTTCGGCGGCCAGCCGGCGTCCGTCCATCTCGACCCGGCCGGTGGTGACATACAGCCGGTCGAGCGCGGGACCGCCGAACGCGCAACTGGTCACCTGACGTACCGGTAGCGGCAGGGTCGCGTCATGGCGCGCGCCGGCGTCGTATCTGCGGATCTGGCCGCCTCGCCAGAGCGCGACCCATACCCCGCCCTCCGCGTCGACGGCGAGGCCGTCCGGCACCCCGGCCTCGTCCTCGATACTCACCCAGGGGCGGCGGTCGCGGGCCTCACCCGTCGCCGGGTCGAAGTCGAGCACGTCGATGCGCCGGGTCGCGCTGTCCACGAAGTACATCCGGCTGCCGTCCGGTGACCAGCCGATCCCGTTGGCCACACTGGTGCGGTCCAGGACCCGCTCCGGAACCGAAGAGCCCGGCGCCAGCCGGTGGAGGGCGCCGCGCCCGGGGAGCATCTCCGCGTCGAGGGTGCCGAACCACAGACGGCCGGCCGGGTCCACCCCGGCGTCGCCCAGGCGGTTGCTCCCGGGCTCGCCCGGGACGGTGATCGTCCGTTCGACCTCGCCGTCGGCATCGAGCAGCAGCACGCCGTGGTGTGCGGCCACGGCCAGGCCGCCGCCCGCTCGGGGCAGCACCGCGCTCACCGCATGCCCGAACTGCCGGTGCGAGAATTCCCCGGTCGCGGGCGTGTAGCGGTGGAGCCGGCCACGCAGGATGTCGACCCAGAGCAGCTCGCCCCTGACACCGTCCCAGGCGGGACCTTCGCCGAGCTGATCGCCGGTGCGCAGGACGGGTCCCGTCGGCGCGGGCAGCACGCGCATCATGACTCCGTCCCGGCGAGCAGGCCGCGCAGCGGCTCCTCGTATGCGGCCAGGGAGTCCAGCCGGCGCGTCCGTGCCTCCCGGTCCGTCTCCAGGACCGTCCGCAGCCGGGCCAGCGCGGCCTCGGCCGCGGGGCGTCCATGCACCGCTCCCCCCGCCACCAGCGGGCGGCCGGAGCGGAACACATCGGTGACATCGGTCGCCGCCGCGCCGCTCACGATCCGCTCCACGGGGTCCAGGTCGGCCTTCGCGCCCGTGGTCCCGGTCGCGACGCAGATCAGATCGGCGCGGAAACCGGGGGCGATCCGGCCGAGCCGCCCGCCGTGCCCGGTCGCGGCGGCCCCTCCCTCGGTGGCCATGGCCAGCACCTCGTGCGGGGTCAGCGGGCCGCCCGTGCGCTCGGCGGCGGCCAGCGCCGCACGCATCTCCGCGAACATGTCCGGTGCCGCCGTGTGCTGGCTGTCCATCCCCAGCGCCACGGTCACCCCGGCGTCCAGCCAGGACCGCACCGGGGCGTCGCCGGAGGCGAGCCGCGCGTTCGAGACCGGGCAGTGCACGAGCGCGGCACCGCGCCGCGCCAGCAGCGCGATCTCGGGGCCGGTCAGCCAGACACCGTGCGCGGCGGAGAGCCCCGGACCCAGCAGCCCGTGCCGGTCGAGCCTGCTCACCGGGTCGCTGCCGCCGTCGCGTCCACCGAGCCAGGTGCGCTGGTGGCGGCTCTCCAGCAGATGGGTGTGGAGCCGCAGCCCGTCGTCGGCGCATCGGCGCAGCACCTCCAGCGCCTCGTCGGAGCACCACTGCGGCGCCACCGGCGCCACCCCGAGGCGCACTCCGGGGCACGAGGGGGCCAAGGAAGCGGCCAGGGCCGGCAGATCCCCCGGCGGGATGCCCCGTGCGGGCGCGGCCAGTGACCGCGGTTCCCGCGCCGGTCCTGGCCATGCCACCGGCAGCGGCTCGGGCAGGAACTCGGCCCGGTCGGTGATCCCGACCGCCAGCTCGGCCCGCAGCCCGGCCTCGGTCAGCGCGGAGGCGACCGCGCGCACCCCGGCCGCGTAGGTGTCCGCGTCGGCGAAGGAGTGGTGGATCGCCTGCACGGTCGTCACCCCGGTGGCCACCAGGGCCACGGCCGCCGCCGTCGTGTCGTCGTACGGGTCGAGGGCGGTGGTTCCGGTGAGCCGTACGACCCAGGTCTCCAGGTCGGTGTCCGCCACGCCCTGTTCGCCGAGCGGCAGGGCACGCAGGTGCGAATGCGCGTCGGTGAACGCCGGGAGCACCACGCCGTCGAGCTCCGTCGTGCGATCGGCGGGTGCGCGGTCGGCCAGTTCGGCGAACGGGGCGACGGCCACCACCGTGCCGTTCTCGACCAGTACACCGGCATCCCTGAGCGGGACGGCCCGCGCGTGGGTCAGCAGGGTCCGGCAGCGCAGCAGCAGCGGGCCGGCGGGAGGCGGGAAGGGACTCATCGCCGCTCCGCCCAGGGCAGCAGCAGCCGTTCGGCCAGCGTGACCAGGGAGAACAGCAGCCCGGCGACGAGCGACGAGGCGAGGATCGCCGCCCACATGGTCGTGGTCTCCAGGGAGAGCGCCGCAGTGATCACGAGCTTGCCGAGTCCCTGACCGCCGATGATCCACTCGGCGGTCATCACCCCGAGCACGGCCGACGGCGCGGCGATCCGCATCGCGTCGAAGAAGGCGGGCATCGCCGCGGGCAGTCTCACCCGGCGGTAGACGGTGACCGGGCGGCAGTTGAGCACATGCATCAGCTCCAGCGCCTCCCGTTCGACCGAACGCAGCCCGAGGAGCACATTGATCAGGGTGGGGAAGAACACGATCAGCGCTGCCACCACGATGGTGAGCGTCGCGCCCCGGCCGAACGCCAGGGTGATGAACGGCGCCAGCGCCACCACCGGGATCGCCCGCAGGGTGAGCGCGAGCGGGTACAGCACGGAGGCCAGGACCGGCGACGCCGAGATGAGCAACGCGAGCGCGAAACCGGCCGCGTTACCCGCGGCGAAGCCCCCCAGGACCGCGAGCACGGTGGACTTCACGGCCTCCAGCACCGCACCCCAGTCGGCGGTGGTGACGATCTCGCTGGGCGCGGGCAGGGCGTACGACGGGGTACCGGTGACCCGTACCCCGACCTCCCACACCGCGAGCGCCGCCGCCAGCACCGCTACGGAGACGGCCGGGCCACGCACACCGGGCAGGGACGGCCCACGGCGCTTCTCCGTGCTCATGGCCTCCGCCTTGCCGGCCGAGGCGACGGCACCGGGGGCGCTGCCCGGCCGGAAGGGTGTCTGCATCCTCATCAGCGGCGCTCACTTCCCGCGTCGACCGACGCATGCCACGGGGTGGCGATCCGGGCCAGCCATCCGAACGCCGCCGCCAGCAGGCCGGTGATGGCGCTGGACAGCACCAGGGCGGCCCACAGTTGGGGCATCTGATAGCCGAACATCGCGTACAGCAGGGCCAGTCCGAGACCCTGGTCGGCGCCCACCCACTCGGCGATCATCGCTGCGATGAACGCGGCCGGAGCGGCGATCTTCAGGGAGGCGGTGAAGGCCGGGAGCGCGTACGGCAGCCGCAGGAAGCGCAGGGAGCCCGCCCAGCCCGTGTTCAGGACCTCGCCGAGCTCCCGCACCCGGCGATCGGTCGAGCGCAGTGCGCCGGTGAGGTTGACCAGTACCGGGAAGAACGCGGCCAGCAGCGCCACCGCGGCCTTGGAGGTGAAGCCGAGGCCGAGCCAGGCGACCAGCGCGGGTGCGAGCGCGACCACGGGGATGCTGTAGATCATCAGTGAGAGGCGGTACACGCCGTCCCCGATCAGCGGCAACCGGTCCATGACCAGTGCCAGTACCACGGCGAGAGCCACTCCGCCGATGAACCCGGCCGCGGCTTCTCCCACGGTGGTCAGCGTGTTGCTCCAGTAGGCGGTGCGGCCGTCCCACAGCACCCCGAGGATCCGCGAGGGGGGCGGCAGCACCCCGCCCGGCCGGTACTCGGTCCGGCCGTACACCTCCCAGGCGGCGAGGAGCGCGCAGTAGACGGTGGCGGCGATCAGGGCCGATGTACGGCGGTTCAGCGGCTGCCGCCCGAGGACTCCCGAAGCCGCCGGAGCGTTCCGGTTCACGGTTCGATCTCCCGGTACACCTCGGTCAGCAGGTCGGTGAGCCGCTGCTCGTAGGCCGTGAACTCCGGCAGCAGCATCGTCTCCGCCGTCCGCGGGCGGGGCAGGTCGATCTCCAGTTCGGCGATGATCCGGCCGGGTCCGCGGCCCAGGACGAACACCTGGTCGGAGAGGAAGACGGCCTCGGACACGTTGTGGGTGACCAGGATCGCGGTCGTCCCGGTCTCCAGCCAGATCCGCTGCAACTCGTCGTTCATCTGCCGGCGCCGGATCTCGTCCAGGCCGTTGAACGGCTCGTCGAGGAAGAGCAGCCGAGGACGAAGGATCAACGCGCGGGCGATGGCCACCCGCCGGGCCATACCGCCGGACAGCTTCGCCGGCAAAGCCTTCTCGAAGCCTTCCAGACCGACCAGGCGCAGCAGATCGCGGGCCTGCTCGCGGCGTTCGTCCTTCGGTACTCCGGCCACCTGCAACGGCAGTTCCACGTTGGCCAGCGCGCTGCGCCAGGGGAGCAGCACCGGGTCCTGGAAGACGAAGCCGAACTCCGCCGCCTTACGGGCCTGCGTCGGGGTCCGGCCGAACACCTCGACGGTGCCGGTGGTCGGCTGGACGACATCGGCGAGGATCCGCAGCAGGGTCGACTTGCCGCATCCGGACGGGCCGATGAGCGTGGCGAAGGCGCCCTCACGGACAGTCAGGTCGATGCCTTCCAACGCGGTGAAGGGCGAGCCCCCGACATCGAACCGCTTGCCGATGCCCTCGGCGCGCACCACCGCGCCGCTGCCGCCTCCTGCCGTCCCCGCCGCGGTCTTCGCGGCTGCGAGGGCCGGACCGGGGTGCCGGCCCGCGGCCCTCACGCCCGGACTCCGTCGCTCGCCGCGGTGTCGGCGTCGGTCGCGCCGGGGCCGCCGTCCAGGCCCAGCAGACGGGCCAGGTTGGCGCCCTCGACCAGGGCCCGGTCCGCCTCGTCCGGGACGGCCCGGGCGATCTTGGCCCGTTCCAGGTCGAAGTGGCTTCCCGGCCAGTCGGTACCCATCACCAGACGGGAGGCGCCGAGCCGCCCGTAGGCCATCTGCACCTCGATGAGCTGGGTGCCGGACGTCTCCAGATAGATGTGCTCATTGCGTTCGGCGACCAGGATCGCCTCGTTGACGTTCCAGATCGTGCCCATGTGGGCGATCAGCAGGGGCACTTCGGGGAAGCCCTTGGAGATCTCCTCGATGGACAGCGGGGCGCAGAACGGGTCGTCCAGCGCGTTCACCAGGATCATCAGCCCGGCCTCACGGGCGACCGAGAAGACCGGGTCGAGCAGCCCGTGGTCGGCGAAGTGGTAGCCGTGCATCGTCGGGTGGAGCTTGAGACCCTTGAGTCCGTACTCCTGCCCGCACTTCAGGACGGTCTCCACCGCGTCCGGCCGCCTGGGGTCCACCTGGCCGAAGCCGACGATACGGTCCGGGTGTTCGGCGACCGTCCTGGCGATGAAGTCGTTGTCGATCATCTGGCCGAGGGAGCACCCCACGGCCATGTCCACGCCCGCCGCGTCCATCGACGCGATCATGTTCTCGGGGGTGTAGGACTCGGCCGTGAGGTAGTCCGAAGTCCCCCCGGCCTGCCACACGTTGTTGTACGCGTCGATGATCACGGGTGTTTCACTCCGCTTCGATTGGTTGTCGGGTACCGACCGGCCCGCCGAGGTGTCGCGGGCCGGGACGGGGCGAGCCGGGTACGGCCGGACGGGATCGGGCTCAGGTCAGCAGGGAGGTACGCCCGCCGTAGGCGGCTTCGAGGACGGAGGTGTCCACCACGTCCGCGGCCTTCAGCTTCTTGCCGATCGTGCCGACGCTCACCAGCTGGTCGATGATCTTCTGCATCTTGGCCGGGTCGACCTGGAGCACACCCTTGGGCGAGGTGATGAGGTCCTTCTGGAACCGGGCGGTGGCGGCCTCCTCCTCGGGCTTGAGGCCGCCGGTGTTCCACTTGGTCGCCACGAGCCGCCCGATCTCGTCGGGGTGGGCGTTCATGTACTCGTAGCCCTTGATCGTCGCGCGCAGGAACCGCACCAGCTCGTCGTGCTGCTTCTCCAGGTGGTCCCGGGTCGTGATCAGCACGTTTCCGTAGCTGGGGACGCCGAGGTCCTCCAGGTACAGCACATGGACGTCCACGCCCTGCCGCTTGAGCGCCACCGCCTGGGAGGTGGCGTAGCCGGAGTAGCCGGACGCCTGCCCGGTGGTGAGCTGGGTCGGGTCGGTTCCGGCGGGTATGAACCGGACGTCCTTGACGCCGGCCTTCTTCACCAGCGCCTCGAACTGCTGCCGTGACGCCTCGGTGACGGCGATCGTCCGGCCGGCGAAGTCCTCGATCGACGTGATCGGGTCGTCCGCCTTGCTGATGATCGAGAAGGGCGAGGTCTGGAAGATCGCTCCGTAGATCACGAGGGGCTGGCCCTTGGCGACGGCCACCAGCACATTGGTGTTGTCGTCGTCCCCGGTGAAGGACTTGCCGGAGGCCACCTGCTGCCAGGCCAGGATGTTGGGGCCACCGGCGGTGAACGACGTACTGAGCTTCTCCGCCTTGTAGTACCCCTTCACTTCGGCGGCGTAGAACCCGCCGAACTGGGTGAGTTTCAGCCAGCCGAGCTGGTCGTTGATCTTCAGCGAGCCGTCGGCGGACTTTCCGCCGGAAGAGCCGTCCGAGCAGGCCGTCAGTAGTCCGCCGGCGGCCAACAGCCCGGCGCCGGCTCCGAACAGCCGGAGAACGTCACGGCGCGCGGGGGCTCCGGGAAATATACGTGCTGGGTCCATCCGAATCCTCCACGGGGCGTCAACGAACAATGCGAGAAGGCCAGGGATCGGTGCAGGTCAGACGGAAGACATCCGCTGTTCCGTGACGTCATCCTGGCGAACCCCCGGGTGGTCCACAATGAACAAACTGTCTGCTGATGGATTGATCACTTAACGAACCGTCCACGCGACGAGGCGCCCGCATCCATGGCCGAAAACATCGGGAGAGCTGCGCACAAGAGGCCTATGAGGCAGGGAAGGCGTTGAGCTGGGCCGACGCGCCCGCGGTGATCCTGACGAGGCGGCGCATCGGGGCAGCGGCGACGCCGCCTAGGGTGTCCCCCCCGGCTACCGTTGCTCCACATGACAGCCACCGAGAGGGACATCACCGAGGATCTGATCCGGGATCTGCTGCGCGAGCAGCACCCCGACCTGGCGGATCGCCCCGTGAAGCTCGGAGCGCTCGGCTGGGACAACCAGGTGTGGCGGCTCGGCGACGACCTCGCCGTCCGATTGCCCTGGGCGACACAGTCCGCGGACGCCCTGCTGCGCAAGGAACACGCCTGGCTGCCCCTCCTCGCCCCGCACCTTCCTCTGCAGATCCCCGTCCCGCAGCGCCTTGGTGAGCCATCCGAACGTTTTCCACGGCCCTGGCTCGTCACCACCTGGGTACCCGGCGAGCCTGCCGACCGCGCCCCGGCGACGCGCGGCGCGGAGGCGGCCGTCACCCTGGCCACCTTCCTGACCGCTCTTCACCGCCCCGCCCCCGACGGGGCGCCGACCGGCCGAGACCGCGGGGGACCGCTGGCCGACACCGCCGAACACTTCACCCAGGCGCTCGCCTCGGCCACCGAGAGGGGGCTGATCCGCGAACCGGACGCCGTTCGCGTGGTCTGGGAGGACGCCGCCGCCGCGCCCGAGTGGGAAGGCCCACGCCTCTGGCTCCACGGCGACCTGCATCCGGCCAACATCCTGACCACGAACGGCACCTTCTCCGGCGTGATCGACTTCGGTGACCTCTTCGCCGGCGACCCGGCCTGCGACCTCGCCGCCGCTTGGGTCCTGCTGCCGGACGGCGCCGTCGACCACTTCCACGAGACCTACCGGCCGAGCCCGGACACCGCGACCCTGCGCCGCGCCCGCGGCTGGGCGGTGCTGCGCGCTCTCAGCGGCATCCACATCGGGGACGCCGGCGTTCACGGCCGCCCCGGAGGCAAACCGACCTGGGGCCCGCCCGCCCACGCCGCACTGCGACGCCTCACCGCATCGGTACACCAGTGATCAAGCACCCCGTGCGGTGAGGTGAATGAGAAGCGCAGGTGTCGACCGACCGGCGGTCTTCTCGGCTGTCTGCTGAACTGCTCAGCCGGATGCCACGTATCACCCACTGCGGGTGGGTGGCGCCGTGCCACCTGGCGTCCTGCCGGGGAAACGGGCCGGCGGAGTTCGGGACGCGCGCTGCCCGGAGAAGGGGATGAACGATTTCAGTGGCTTCGAGCCGCCCGGTCGGTGGCGCTCTCGTCTCGACCGCGTCGGCAGGACAGGAGGAGAGGGCGAGCGGAGCACCGGTCCATCGGCATGTGCGGGGTCTGGACGGCCTTCGCGGCCTGGCGGCACTGTATGTGGTCCTGTTCCACTGCTGGTTGTACACGTTCCCGGGCTACCCCGACAGTTCGGCGCCCGCGTGGCTGGATGTGCTGATGTTCGGGCGCGTCGCCGTCGTCTTCTTCCTGGTGCTGTCCGGCTTCTCCCTGGCGATCTCGCCGACGCGTCACGGCTGGCGGTCGGAGGGCGTCGCCCCGTTCCTGCGGCGACGCGCCTGGCGCATCCTGCCTCCCTATTGGGCGGCGCTGGCCATGAGCCTGGCCATTTCCTGGTTCGTGGTACCGGCTTCGCATTACGGCCCGCCCACCGGCGCGTCCATTCTGGTGTACGGCCTCGTCGCTCAGGACATGTTCACCGCCCCGACTCCGAACGGAGCGTTCTGGTCGATCGGAGTGGAGACCGAACTCTATCTCCTCTTTCCCCTCCTCCTGTTTGTCCGGCGGCGGTTCAGCGCCGCGGTCCTGGCCGCATGCGTGACGCTTCCGGTGATCGCCCATGGGCTGATGGCGGCCGGCGCGTCCCCCGTGGAGGGTGACAACTGGCTCACTCCCCATCTCGCTCCCGTGTTCGTCGCAGGCATGCTGGGCGCAGGGATCGTCGCTGCCTCGGACCGAGTTCAGCGCTTGCCATGGGGGTGGTTCGCCGTACTGGCCGCTCTGCCTGTCCTCGCTCTCGGGTTCATCCAGGGTTCTGTGTGGACGGTGAACCACTACTTCTGGATAGACCTCGCCCTTGCTCCGGCCATGACGATGCTGCTTGCCGCGGTCGCCACCGGCAGGCCCGCCATCCTCGTACGGCTCCTGACCGCGCGACCTGTCCGGAGTCTCGGTGGTTTCTCCTACAGTCTCTACCTGATCCATCTGCCGATCGTCATGGCCGTGATCCGCCGGGCAGCCCCGCATTTCGTCTCGCCCGGCCTGCCCACGTTCTGGTTCACGCTCATCCTGGCCCTGCCGGTCTCGGTGCTCGGCGCATGGCTGTTCTCCCGGATCTTCGAGATGCCCTTCAAGCGGAACAGATCGTGGAAAACCATGATCCGCGGACCGCGGAACGGCATCCGGTAGTCCGCGCCCACTTGCTTCATTGACCCCAGGCATGACTGAGGTGCTTCCACTCCGGAGGCAGCTGACCGGGGGATGCCTCGGCGTTCACTCCCGGTGCTGCTCCGCTCGCTGCGGGTTCGGCAGGTTCAGGGTGAACGCCGTTTCGACGCCCGGGTCGCTCATGGCCGTGACGGTGCCCCCGTGGGCGGTGACGAGGTGTCGCACGATGGCCAGCCCCAGGCCGCTTCCGCCGGTCCGCCGACTGCGTGACTTCTCCGACCGCCAGAACCGGTCGAAGATGTGCGGGAGATCCCCCGGGGCGATGCCGCTTCCGGTGTCGCGCACCGTGAGTAGGACATGGTCGTCGGTCTGCTCGGCGGTGAGGGTGATCGTGCCGCCCGCCGGAGTGTGACGGATGGCGTTCGACACCAAGTTGCCCACGATCTGGCGCATCCGGACCGGGTCCGCGTCCAGTTGAACGCCGTCGGGCACCTGCTGGAGCAGGGTGATGCCCGATGCCTCGGCCTGCGCTCCGTGCGCTGCGGCGACATGGGAGAGGAGTTCGCCGGCCGACAGGAGTTCGCGGTGCAGCTTCAGCGTGCCGGCATCGGCCGCGGCGAGGTCCTGGAGGTCGTCGACGACGCGTTGCAGCAGGAGCGCCTCCTCGTGGAGGCTGGCGATGAGCGCGGGGTCGGGCTCCACGATCCCGTCCCGGGTGACCTCCAGCCATCCGCGGATATTGGTGAGGGGTGTCCTCAGCTCATG encodes:
- a CDS encoding acyltransferase family protein, with the translated sequence MRGLDGLRGLAALYVVLFHCWLYTFPGYPDSSAPAWLDVLMFGRVAVVFFLVLSGFSLAISPTRHGWRSEGVAPFLRRRAWRILPPYWAALAMSLAISWFVVPASHYGPPTGASILVYGLVAQDMFTAPTPNGAFWSIGVETELYLLFPLLLFVRRRFSAAVLAACVTLPVIAHGLMAAGASPVEGDNWLTPHLAPVFVAGMLGAGIVAASDRVQRLPWGWFAVLAALPVLALGFIQGSVWTVNHYFWIDLALAPAMTMLLAAVATGRPAILVRLLTARPVRSLGGFSYSLYLIHLPIVMAVIRRAAPHFVSPGLPTFWFTLILALPVSVLGAWLFSRIFEMPFKRNRSWKTMIRGPRNGIR